The Corynebacterium minutissimum genome includes the window GCGAAGCCGCCGAGTGTGGAACCGATGACAAAGATGGCGATGCCACCAATGTAGAGCCACTTGCGGCCCATCATGTCACCGAGCTTGCCGGAAATCGGCATGGCAATCGTCATCATCACCAAGAAAGCGGAGATGACCCAGCTCATGTGGTCCACGCCGCCAAGTTCACCCACGATGGTGGGAAGGGCAGTGGCGAAAATCATCTGGCCCAGGGAGCTCATCAGCATGGTGAGCACTAGGGCAGAGAAAACGAGGGCAAGGTTGTGCTCGGGCTTGTTATTGTCGGCCGGAGAGGCCGGCTGAGCCGCGGTATCTACCATGTCAGTCCTTTCGAAAAGTCGTTAATAAGTGTGAGCGCAGATTCGAAGCGTTGCTCAAAGGGAATGGAGCAGCTGAAATCCGGCGATGCTGTGGCTATCCAGAAGGCTTCCCTCATCGCGGAGGCAATGAGAATGGCCTCCGTCTCAGCCGTGACGGAGGGCATCTGCTGCAGGTCAGGATCCTTTTTGAGACGCTCTGTGATGAGCTCCAGGATCTCGTTGGACTTGGCTCGCTTGCGGCTGAGCGACGCCGCCGCAGCGTCAGCGTCACCAGAAATCCGGCGGCGACGTTCCGTAATCACGCCATCAACGTGTTGGCCAACGAGATGGTCCTTGACAAGGTCCACTGCCAGCCTGAAGACGCTATCCGTGGGGGTGTTAAGGAACGCGCTCCTCTGTTCCTCCGTGAACTCGTGGCTGGGGGCGCCAAGTACGGCAGAATC containing:
- a CDS encoding TetR/AcrR family transcriptional regulator, giving the protein MLHSVQEELSLREQKRLKTRLQIEDAATRLVDERGFADVTVEEICDAAGISRRTFFNYFDSKDSAVLGAPSHEFTEEQRSAFLNTPTDSVFRLAVDLVKDHLVGQHVDGVITERRRRISGDADAAAASLSRKRAKSNEILELITERLKKDPDLQQMPSVTAETEAILIASAMREAFWIATASPDFSCSIPFEQRFESALTLINDFSKGLTW